A window from Vulpes lagopus strain Blue_001 chromosome 23, ASM1834538v1, whole genome shotgun sequence encodes these proteins:
- the FGA gene encoding fibrinogen alpha chain, whose protein sequence is MFSAKILCLVLSVVGTVWTTNSKEGEFIAEGGGVRGPRIVERHQSACKETDWPFCSDEDWNYKCPSGCRMKGLIDEVNQDFTNRINKLKNSLFDYQKNNKDSSSLTANIMELVRGDFATANNNDNTYSQVSEDLRSKIEILRRKVLEQVQHIHLLQKNVRDQLVDMKRLEVDIDIKIRSCQGSCSRALERRTDLKYYEDQQKQLEQVMAKDLLPPKDRQYLPLLKTSPAPNMLPGDYKSQLQKAPLEWKALMEMKQMKMTLERLDRDGNARGDTPSHGTGSVPESPRNPGTSTPGSAGTWNPGSMGPGSAGTWSTRPGSTGPGSAGTWSSGSIGPGSTGPGSTGTWSSGSTGPGTTGPGSTGTWSSGSTGPGNTGLGSTGTWSSGSSDSESFRPGSIGHGNTRPTNPEWGTFEEVSGSVTPGLKNEFHTGKLVTSKGEKELLIGNEKVTSGSTTTTRHACSKTVTKTVIGPDGRKEVTKEVVNSEDGSDCGDLSHAFAGSLDDLHARHPDLESFFGTSIVKTPPGILLPSRKEFDHKTHIMGSESDIFTNIGAPEFPSSGKTSSHSKQFVTSSTTYNRGDSAFESKSYKGAGEAGTEAEREIFRGEYSIKRGHAKARPARDCDDVLQTHPSGAQSGIFNIKLPGSSKLFSVYCDQETSLGGWLLIQQRMDGSLNFNRTWQDYKRGFGSLDDKGEGEFWLGNEHLHLLTLRASVLRVELEDWAGNQAYAEYHLRVGSEAEGYALQVSSYEGTAGDALVEGSAEEGTEYTSHAGMQFSTYDRDADQWEENCAEVYGGGWWYNSCQAANLNGIYYPGGSYDPRNNSPYEIENGVVWVPFRGADYSLRAVRMKIRPLETR, encoded by the exons atgttttctgCGAAGATCTTGTGCCTGGTCCTGAGTGTGGTGGGCACAGTCTGG ACCACAAATTCCAAGGAAGGTGAATTTATAGCCGAAGGAGGAGGTGTACGTGGCCCAAGAATTGTGGAAAGACATCAATCTGCCTGTAAGGAGACAGACTGGCCCTTCTGTTCCGATGAAGACTGG aaCTACAAATGCCCTTCTGGCTGCAGGATGAAAGGGTTAATCGATGAAGTCAACCAAGATTTTACAAACAGAATAAATAAGCTCAAAAACTCACTCTTTGACTATCAGAAGAACAATAAGGACTCTAGTTCATTGACAGCGAATATAATGGAACTTGTGAGAGGGGATTTTGCCACTGCCAACA ataaCGATAATACATATAGCCAAGTGTCAGAAGATCTGAGAAGCAAAATTGAGATCCTGAGGCGCAAAGTCCTAGAACAAGTACAACACATCCACCTTCTACAGAAAAATGTCAGGGATCAGCTGGTAGATATGAAACGACTAGAG GTGGACATTGATATTAAGATCCGATCTTGCCAAGGGTCATGCAGTAGGGCTTTAGAGCGTAGGACAGATCTAAAGTACTATGAAGATCAACAGAAGCAACTTGAACAAGTCATGGCCAAAGACTTACTTCCACCTAAAGACAGGCAATACTTACCACTGCTAAAAACGAGCCCAGCTCCAAATATGCTTCCCGGGGACTACAAGAGCCAGCTTCAGAAGGCCCCTCTAGAGTGGAAGGCACTCATGGAAATGAAGCAGATGAAAATGACTCTAGAGAGGCTTGATAGAGATGGGAATGCCCGAGGAGACACTCCATCTCATGGAACAGGATCAGTGCCTGAAAGCCCTAGGAACCCTGGGACCTCCACCCCTGGAAGTGCTGGCACTTGGAACCCTGGCAGCATGGGGCCTGGTAGTGCTGGTACTTGGAGCACCAGGCCTGGCAGCACTGGGCCTGGCAGTGCTGGTACTTGGAGCTCCGGGAGCATCGGGCCTGGCAGCACTGGACCAGGCAGTACCGGTACTTGGAGCTCTGGGAGCACTGGGCCTGGCACCACTGGACCGGGCAGTACTGGCACTTGGAGCTCCGGGAGCACCGGGCCTGGCAACACTGGACTGGGCAGTACTGGCACTTGGAGCTCTGGAAGTTCTGACTCCGAAAGCTTTAGGCCAGGTAGCATAGGGCATGGGAACACCAGGCCTACCAACCCAGAGTGGGGGACATTTGAAGAGGTGTCAGGAAGTGTGACTCCAGGGTTAAAGAATGAGTTCCACACAGGTAAACTGGTCACTTctaaaggagagaaagagcttcTTATTGGTAATGAGAAGGTCACCTCTGGTAGCACAACCACCACTCGTCACGCATGCTCTAAAACTGTTACTAAGACTGTTATAGGTCCAGATGGTCGCAAAGAAGTGACAAAAGAAGTGGTAAACTCCGAAGATGGTTCTGATTGTGGTGACTTATCCCATGCTTTTGCTGGCAGCTTAGATGATCTCCATGCTAGGCACCCTGATCTAGAGAGTTTCTTTGGCACCTCAATTGTTAAAACACCTCCAGGTATACTTTTACCCTCTCGTAAAGAGTTTGACCATAAGACCCACATTATGGGCTCAGAATCTGACATATTCACaaacataggggcacctgagttCCCTTCCAGTGGTAAAACTTCAAGTCACAGCAAACAATTTGTGACCAGTAGTACGACTTACAACAGAGGAGACTCCGCATTTGAAAGCAAGAGCTATAAAGGGGCAGGTGAGGCCGGAACGGAAGCAGAACGTGAAATCTTCAGAGGAGAATATAGCATCAAAAGAGGCCATGCTAAAGCTCGCCCTGCCAGAG actgtgATGATGTCCTCCAAACACATCCTTCAGGTGCCCAAAGTGGTATTTTCAATATCAAGCTACCGGGATCCAGTAAgcttttttctgtttattgtgATCAAGAGACCAGTCTGGGAGGATGGCTTTTGATCCAGCAGAGAATGGATGGATCACTGAATTTTAACCGGACCTGGCAAGACTACAAGAGAGGTTTCGGCAGCCTGGATGACAAGGGGGAAGGCGAGTTCTGGCTAGGCAATGAACACCTCCACTTACTAACCCTGAGGGCCTCTGTCCTTCGGGTTGAATTAGAGGACTGGGCTGGGAACCAGGCTTATGCGGAATATCACCTGAGGGTAGGCTCTGAGGCAGAGGGCTATGCCCTGCAGGTCTCCTCCTACGAGGGCACAGCAGGGGATGCTCTGGTGGAGGGTTCTGCAGAGGAAGGAACAGAGTATACCTCTCACGCGGGCATGCAGTTCAGCACGTACGACAGGGATGCAGACCAGTGGGAAGAGAACTGCGCAGAAGTCTACGGAGGAGGCTGGTGGTACAACAGCTGCCAAGCGGCCAATCTCAATGGCATCTACTACCCTGGGGGCTCCTATGATCCAAGGAACAACAGTCCTTATGAGATTGAGAATGGAGTGGTCTGGGTCCCCTTCAGAGGTGCAGATTATTCCCTAAGGGCTGTTCGCATGAAAATCAGGCCCCTGGAGACCAGGTAG